Proteins from a genomic interval of Oharaeibacter diazotrophicus:
- a CDS encoding peptidoglycan-binding protein, with product MTSRSSSRQARFAGEGLRDDLGDDRIGREPDAGPARAEQPVDRILTSLDRLGERIRALSNARDEAAAPPAPTRRAAPPPPADPAPRRAATPRGVDLQRAIDEIARKRDALERRPDERVQPSRAAEEPTPPRRPAEPRSADLRASDLRASDLRSAQARAPETAARETRFPESEPRAAMPRDRREAAFVDDLRGDLRDLRRTVERLDVAGHAEALRDLGGRIDDVGRTAADQRSVAGLRDDVARLRDVVLEAAATNPARALAGAYDEIVGRLEEMRGAIDNPRALAELVQRLGEVRRNLGGLASDQQAATILDRLDGLSDRLDRGVDRDAVTALHAQVGTLAAAVKGLDHRDAVRAVEIGLADVVEQMLAVERRLGRLDNVERWQENVERQNALLSQLAQRAEQLPRVAHEMERQTASVEGIARTTEAIPRIASDVEALRRSLDPGATARGLEQLGSRIDGLAGRVSALAVPPEPDADLARRLAEISDRLAGVDARAGAIPDVAALVERHGRSLDEVARSVGAVPRMAADLDGLRRAVERSDPAAGTAALLERIDDLAARVDRMGSAREVLADPGFESRLAEIVQRLERIEVSADPAGLDALEPRFDRLARIIEEKLSAAAPAPMVSGVPDGLIEALERIEHHLDADRSETLLVSLEGRILDLARSLDGVGGRGGPDLGRIESTLVDLRDDVGRLALAPAGLDRELRQLADRLDLLVAAPQADPNALARIEDRLADIAGRLDARPTEAAEIADALARFEQVLGEALDPVRVAAAPRDDDRALDAGIAIIQRDLAALQDDLRAGARRDRELLTAIGEAVERLATRDLEASRPTAAAAMSAPPPAAEPRREQARPAPSQAAHTAPAPAASARAPEPPRPAARRMDEDDSAAWREIERTLSEGLGARLRGGDVPAATAAPTAPAVDLDADEETDEELPRIFGRRDEAPVDLDAAPAVEVDVNRPLEPGSGKPARSARTDAAATNAAPAGRKGEERPRAELSKADFIAAARRAAQAAGADLPGNGRRGQSAPPVQAPAAEAPAEEAAPAPRRGRFALRLPEGLRLHRRKIMVVVLVLAVAGIGARVATTTFFRGSAPTVTVDATPPAVPAPAAETARAETPAAPPAATPPTEEAPAAAATPPADGPAVADAAPAPDTAAPAPAAPADGSDPGALAQLPPGPSTSFAPAPDGTVAGAPAAGKLVPPAGALPAPPETVGPLALRQAAQAGNPVAQFEVAARLTEGRGVAQNLPEAVRWYGYAAEAGLAPAQYRLGSLYEKGQGVPRDTKTAGSWYAKAADVGNAKAMHNLAVLYAEGGLGQPDYDTAAGWFQKAADLGVRDSQYNLGILYARGLGVPRDLTASYKWFAIAAAAGDGDSAKKRDDVAQVLDKDALARARLAVESWKPRQPDPAANDVATDDPAWSATPESAAATVGGGDLVVQAQTLLARQGYDVGPADGKMGRKTRDAIAAFRKAKGLPATGAVDDALIRALAEQAI from the coding sequence ATGACGTCTCGTTCGTCCAGCCGCCAGGCGCGATTCGCCGGCGAAGGCCTGCGCGACGACCTCGGCGACGACCGGATCGGGCGGGAGCCCGACGCCGGCCCCGCGCGTGCCGAGCAGCCGGTCGACCGCATCCTGACCTCGCTCGACCGCCTCGGCGAGCGGATCCGGGCGCTGTCGAACGCCCGCGACGAGGCCGCCGCGCCGCCGGCCCCGACCCGTCGCGCCGCCCCGCCGCCGCCGGCCGATCCGGCGCCGCGCCGGGCCGCGACCCCGCGCGGCGTCGACCTGCAGCGTGCCATCGACGAGATCGCCCGCAAGCGCGACGCCCTGGAGCGCCGCCCCGACGAGCGCGTCCAGCCGTCCCGCGCGGCCGAGGAACCGACGCCGCCGCGCCGACCCGCCGAGCCGCGCAGCGCCGATCTCCGGGCCTCCGATCTCCGTGCCTCCGATCTCCGTTCGGCTCAGGCCCGCGCACCGGAGACCGCCGCCCGCGAGACCCGCTTCCCCGAATCCGAGCCGCGCGCCGCCATGCCGCGCGACCGCCGCGAGGCCGCCTTCGTCGACGACCTGCGCGGCGACCTCCGCGACCTCCGCCGCACCGTCGAGCGTCTCGACGTCGCCGGCCACGCCGAGGCGCTGCGCGACCTCGGCGGCCGCATCGACGACGTCGGTCGCACCGCCGCCGACCAGCGCAGCGTCGCGGGTCTGCGCGACGACGTCGCACGCCTGCGCGACGTCGTCCTGGAGGCGGCGGCGACCAATCCGGCCCGCGCCCTCGCCGGTGCCTATGACGAGATCGTCGGCCGGCTCGAGGAGATGCGCGGGGCGATCGACAACCCGCGCGCGCTCGCCGAGCTCGTCCAGCGCCTCGGCGAGGTCCGCCGCAACCTCGGCGGCCTCGCCAGCGACCAGCAGGCCGCCACGATCCTCGACCGCCTCGACGGCCTGTCGGACCGGCTCGACCGCGGCGTCGACCGCGACGCCGTCACCGCCCTCCATGCGCAGGTCGGCACGCTCGCCGCCGCGGTGAAGGGTCTCGACCACCGCGACGCCGTCCGGGCCGTCGAGATCGGCCTCGCCGACGTAGTCGAGCAGATGCTGGCGGTGGAACGCCGCCTCGGCCGGCTCGACAACGTCGAGCGCTGGCAGGAGAACGTCGAGCGCCAGAACGCGCTGCTCTCCCAGCTCGCCCAGCGCGCCGAGCAGCTGCCGCGCGTCGCCCACGAGATGGAGCGCCAGACCGCCTCCGTGGAGGGCATCGCCCGTACCACCGAGGCGATCCCGCGAATCGCGTCCGACGTCGAGGCGCTGCGCCGCTCGCTCGACCCGGGCGCCACCGCCCGCGGCCTCGAGCAGCTCGGCAGCCGGATCGACGGCCTCGCCGGCCGGGTCTCCGCGCTCGCCGTGCCGCCGGAGCCCGATGCCGACCTCGCCCGCCGCCTCGCCGAGATCTCCGACCGCCTCGCCGGCGTCGACGCCCGCGCCGGTGCGATTCCCGACGTCGCCGCCCTGGTCGAGCGCCACGGCCGCTCGCTCGACGAGGTCGCCCGCAGCGTCGGCGCGGTGCCGCGCATGGCCGCCGACCTCGACGGCCTGCGCCGCGCCGTCGAACGCAGCGATCCCGCCGCCGGCACCGCCGCGCTGCTCGAGCGCATCGACGACCTCGCCGCCCGCGTCGACCGCATGGGCTCGGCCCGCGAGGTGCTGGCCGACCCCGGCTTCGAGAGCCGCCTCGCCGAGATCGTGCAGCGGCTGGAGCGCATCGAAGTCTCCGCCGACCCGGCCGGCCTCGACGCGCTGGAACCGCGCTTCGACCGCCTCGCCCGCATCATCGAGGAAAAGCTGTCGGCCGCCGCGCCCGCGCCGATGGTCTCCGGCGTGCCCGACGGCCTGATCGAGGCGTTGGAGCGGATCGAGCACCATCTCGACGCCGACCGTTCGGAGACGCTGCTGGTCTCGCTCGAAGGCCGCATCCTCGACCTCGCCCGCTCGCTCGACGGCGTCGGCGGCCGCGGCGGACCAGATCTCGGCCGGATCGAGAGCACGCTGGTCGACCTGCGCGACGACGTCGGCCGCCTCGCACTGGCACCGGCCGGCCTCGACCGCGAGCTGCGCCAGCTCGCCGACCGCCTCGATCTCCTCGTCGCGGCGCCGCAGGCGGACCCGAACGCTCTCGCCCGCATCGAGGACCGGCTCGCCGACATCGCCGGCCGGCTCGACGCCCGCCCGACCGAGGCGGCCGAGATCGCCGACGCCCTCGCCCGTTTCGAGCAGGTGCTCGGCGAGGCGCTCGACCCGGTCCGCGTCGCCGCCGCCCCGCGCGACGACGACCGCGCGCTCGACGCCGGCATCGCGATCATCCAGCGCGACCTCGCCGCCCTGCAGGACGACCTGCGCGCCGGCGCCCGCCGCGACCGTGAGCTGCTGACCGCGATCGGCGAGGCCGTCGAGCGCCTCGCCACGCGCGATCTCGAGGCGTCGCGCCCGACGGCCGCCGCGGCCATGTCCGCGCCGCCGCCCGCCGCCGAACCGCGGCGCGAGCAGGCCCGTCCGGCGCCGTCCCAGGCTGCGCACACGGCTCCGGCTCCGGCGGCGTCCGCCCGTGCGCCCGAGCCGCCGCGTCCGGCCGCCCGCCGGATGGACGAGGACGATTCCGCCGCATGGCGCGAGATCGAGCGCACGTTGTCGGAGGGTCTCGGCGCCCGCCTGCGCGGTGGCGACGTGCCGGCCGCCACGGCCGCGCCGACGGCTCCCGCCGTCGATCTCGACGCCGACGAGGAGACCGACGAGGAGCTGCCGCGCATCTTCGGCCGCCGCGACGAGGCGCCGGTGGACCTCGACGCCGCGCCCGCCGTCGAAGTCGACGTCAACCGGCCGCTCGAACCCGGATCCGGCAAGCCGGCCCGTTCGGCGCGCACCGACGCCGCCGCGACGAACGCCGCCCCGGCCGGCCGCAAGGGCGAGGAGCGCCCGCGCGCCGAACTCTCCAAGGCCGACTTCATCGCCGCCGCCCGCCGTGCCGCCCAGGCCGCCGGTGCCGACCTGCCGGGCAACGGCCGCCGCGGCCAGTCGGCGCCGCCGGTCCAGGCGCCCGCCGCCGAGGCCCCGGCCGAGGAGGCCGCGCCCGCTCCGCGCCGCGGCCGCTTCGCGCTCCGCCTGCCCGAGGGCCTGCGCCTGCACCGGCGCAAGATCATGGTCGTGGTGCTGGTGCTGGCCGTCGCCGGCATCGGCGCCCGCGTCGCCACGACGACCTTCTTCCGCGGCTCGGCGCCGACGGTGACCGTCGACGCGACGCCGCCGGCCGTGCCGGCCCCGGCCGCGGAGACCGCCCGGGCGGAGACGCCGGCCGCCCCACCCGCCGCGACGCCCCCAACGGAAGAGGCGCCCGCCGCGGCCGCGACGCCGCCCGCCGACGGCCCGGCCGTCGCCGACGCCGCGCCCGCCCCCGACACCGCCGCGCCGGCGCCCGCCGCCCCGGCCGACGGCTCGGATCCCGGCGCGCTGGCGCAGCTGCCGCCCGGTCCGTCGACCAGCTTCGCGCCCGCCCCGGACGGCACCGTCGCCGGCGCGCCGGCGGCCGGCAAGCTCGTCCCGCCCGCCGGCGCCCTGCCGGCGCCGCCCGAGACGGTCGGTCCGCTGGCACTGCGTCAGGCGGCGCAGGCCGGCAATCCGGTGGCGCAGTTCGAGGTCGCGGCGCGGCTGACCGAGGGCCGCGGCGTCGCGCAGAACCTTCCCGAGGCGGTGCGCTGGTACGGCTACGCCGCCGAGGCCGGCCTCGCCCCGGCGCAGTACCGGCTCGGCAGCCTCTACGAGAAGGGCCAGGGCGTGCCGCGCGACACCAAGACCGCCGGCAGCTGGTACGCCAAGGCGGCGGACGTCGGCAACGCCAAGGCCATGCACAACCTCGCGGTGCTCTACGCCGAGGGCGGCCTCGGCCAGCCCGACTACGACACCGCCGCCGGCTGGTTCCAGAAGGCCGCCGACCTCGGCGTGCGCGACAGCCAGTACAATCTCGGCATCCTCTACGCCCGCGGGCTCGGCGTCCCGCGCGACCTGACGGCGTCCTACAAGTGGTTCGCGATCGCGGCGGCCGCCGGCGACGGCGACAGCGCCAAGAAGCGCGACGACGTCGCCCAGGTGCTCGACAAGGACGCGCTCGCCCGGGCCCGGCTCGCGGTCGAGAGCTGGAAGCCTCGGCAGCCGGACCCGGCCGCCAACGACGTCGCCACCGACGATCCCGCGTGGTCGGCGACGCCGGAGAGCGCGGCGGCGACCGTCGGCGGCGGCGACCTCGTCGTCCAGGCCCAGACGCTGCTCGCCCGCCAGGGCTACGACGTCGGTCCGGCCGACGGCAAGATGGGCCGCAAGACCCGCGACGCCATCGCCGCCTTCCGCAAGGCCAAGGGCCTGCCGGCGACCGGCGCCGTCGACGACGCCCTGATCCGGGCGCTCGCGGAACAGGCGATCTGA
- a CDS encoding MerR family transcriptional regulator, giving the protein MVDDFDGDDGDIAKGTMFTIGDLAREFDVTLRTLRFYEDKGLINPKRDGMNRLYSRRDRARLKLVLMGKRVGFSLTEIKDMLDLYDLRDGQVTQLKVALGRFNEQIAVLEQQKKDIEQALGELRRTTSVVAGLLKEKEAAGQK; this is encoded by the coding sequence ATGGTCGACGACTTCGACGGCGACGACGGCGACATCGCCAAGGGCACGATGTTCACCATCGGCGACCTCGCGCGCGAGTTCGACGTGACGCTGCGCACCCTGCGCTTCTACGAGGACAAGGGCCTGATCAACCCGAAGCGCGACGGCATGAACCGGCTCTATTCCCGGCGCGACCGCGCCCGGCTGAAGCTGGTGCTGATGGGCAAGCGGGTCGGCTTCTCGCTGACCGAGATCAAGGACATGCTCGACCTCTACGACCTGCGCGACGGGCAGGTCACCCAGCTCAAGGTCGCGCTCGGGCGCTTCAACGAGCAGATCGCCGTGCTCGAGCAGCAGAAGAAGGACATCGAACAGGCCCTCGGCGAGCTGCGCCGCACCACCTCGGTGGTTGCCGGTCTCCTGAAGGAGAAGGAGGCGGCCGGGCAGAAGTGA
- a CDS encoding acyl-CoA dehydrogenase C-terminal domain-containing protein encodes MPIYRAPVEDTLFLLNDVLGLERHTNLPGFADATPDMVEAILGEAARFAEEVLQPLNRVGDKVGCVRGADGTVTTPPGFRDAYETYAAAGWVGLSADPAFGGQGLPYTLAAAVSEFVSSANMAWGMYPGLTQGAIAALAAHGSDDLKALYLPKMVAGTWTGTMNLTEPHCGTDLGLLRTKAVPAEDGSFRITGTKIFISAGEHDMAENIVHLVLARIEGAPEGVKGISLFVVPKFLPDAAGAPGARNAVSCGALEEKMGIHGNATCVMNYDGATGWLIGEAHKGLRAMFTMMNEARLGVGVQGLAQGEVAYQNAAAYAKDRVQGRALTGPKAPDKAADPIIVHPDVRRTLLAIRAINEAGRALILHTALMSDVAHRAGDDKDRQAADDFLGLMTPVIKGFLTDKGFQGAVEAQQMFGGHGYVAEWGMEQFVRDARIAMIYEGANGIQGLDLVGRKLPANNGRAIQAFFREMAGFVAERKADPVLGPLVASLEKGVGDLQKATMWFMANALKNPDNAGAGSTDYLALVGHVVLGWMWVRMAETAERLVAAGDPRRDMLERKKITARFFMERLMPETGACLARISAGSEAIMALPAEAF; translated from the coding sequence ATGCCGATCTACCGCGCCCCCGTCGAGGACACCCTGTTCCTCCTGAACGACGTGCTCGGCCTCGAGCGCCACACCAACCTGCCCGGCTTCGCCGACGCGACGCCGGACATGGTCGAAGCGATCCTCGGCGAGGCCGCCCGCTTCGCCGAGGAGGTGCTGCAGCCGCTGAACCGGGTCGGCGACAAGGTCGGCTGCGTGCGCGGCGCCGACGGGACGGTGACGACGCCGCCCGGTTTCCGCGACGCCTACGAGACCTATGCCGCCGCCGGCTGGGTCGGGCTCTCCGCCGATCCCGCCTTCGGCGGCCAGGGCCTGCCCTACACCCTCGCCGCCGCGGTCAGCGAGTTCGTCTCCTCGGCCAACATGGCCTGGGGCATGTACCCGGGCCTGACGCAGGGCGCGATCGCCGCGCTCGCCGCCCACGGATCCGACGACCTCAAGGCGCTCTACCTGCCGAAGATGGTCGCCGGCACCTGGACCGGCACCATGAACCTGACCGAGCCGCACTGCGGCACCGACCTCGGCCTGTTGCGCACCAAGGCCGTGCCGGCCGAGGACGGGTCCTTCCGGATCACCGGCACCAAGATCTTCATCTCCGCCGGCGAGCACGACATGGCGGAGAACATCGTCCACCTCGTCCTCGCCCGCATCGAGGGCGCGCCCGAGGGCGTCAAGGGCATCTCGCTGTTCGTGGTGCCGAAGTTCCTGCCCGACGCGGCCGGCGCCCCCGGCGCGCGCAACGCCGTCTCCTGCGGTGCCCTCGAGGAGAAGATGGGCATCCACGGCAACGCCACCTGCGTGATGAACTACGACGGCGCCACCGGCTGGCTGATCGGCGAGGCGCACAAGGGCCTGAGGGCCATGTTCACGATGATGAACGAGGCCCGCCTCGGCGTCGGCGTCCAGGGCCTCGCCCAGGGCGAGGTCGCCTACCAGAACGCCGCCGCCTACGCCAAGGACCGCGTCCAGGGCCGCGCGCTCACCGGCCCGAAGGCGCCCGACAAGGCCGCCGACCCGATCATCGTCCACCCCGACGTCCGCCGCACGCTGCTCGCGATCCGCGCGATCAACGAGGCCGGCCGCGCGCTGATCCTGCACACCGCCCTGATGTCCGACGTCGCCCACCGCGCCGGCGACGACAAGGACCGGCAGGCCGCCGACGACTTCCTCGGCCTGATGACCCCGGTCATCAAGGGCTTCCTCACGGACAAGGGCTTCCAGGGCGCCGTCGAGGCCCAGCAGATGTTCGGCGGCCACGGCTACGTCGCCGAATGGGGCATGGAGCAGTTCGTCCGCGACGCCCGCATCGCCATGATCTACGAGGGCGCCAACGGCATCCAGGGGCTCGACCTCGTCGGCCGCAAGCTGCCCGCCAACAACGGCCGCGCGATCCAGGCCTTCTTCCGCGAGATGGCCGGCTTCGTCGCCGAACGCAAGGCCGACCCGGTGCTCGGCCCCCTGGTCGCGTCGCTCGAGAAGGGCGTCGGCGACCTGCAGAAGGCGACCATGTGGTTCATGGCCAACGCCCTGAAGAACCCCGACAACGCCGGCGCCGGCTCGACCGACTACCTCGCCCTCGTCGGCCACGTCGTGCTCGGCTGGATGTGGGTCCGCATGGCCGAGACCGCCGAGCGCCTCGTCGCCGCCGGCGATCCGCGCCGGGACATGCTCGAGCGCAAGAAGATCACCGCCCGCTTCTTCATGGAGCGCCTGATGCCGGAGACCGGCGCCTGCCTCGCCAGGATCTCCGCGGGGTCCGAGGCGATCATGGCGCTGCCGGCGGAGGCGTTCTGA
- a CDS encoding acetyl-CoA C-acetyltransferase, with the protein MTEAFIYDHVRTPRGRGKSDGALHEVPTVELAATALRALRDRNGLDTHLVDDVVLGCVDPVGEAGGDVARSAVFAAGYGDHVPGIQINRFCASGLDAVNFGSAQILAGQHDMIVAGGVESMSRVGIGASGGAWPMDPDVAIPAWFMPQGVSADLIATKYGFSRDDVDAYAVESQRRAAASWAAGAFDRSVVPVRDVNGITILGRDEHMRPGTDMQSLGALKPSFVMMGEMGGFDAVAVQAHPDVERVEHVHHAGNSSGIVDGAGAVLIGNAEAGAAAGLKPRARIRAFANIGSDPALMLTGPVDVTEKVLKRSGMTIADIDLFEVNEAFAAVVLRFQQAFGLDGDKVNVAGGAIALGHPLGATGAMILGTVLDELERRDLNTALVTLCIGAGMGTATIIERV; encoded by the coding sequence ATGACCGAGGCCTTCATCTACGATCACGTCCGCACGCCGCGCGGACGCGGCAAGTCGGACGGCGCGCTGCACGAGGTGCCGACCGTCGAACTGGCGGCGACGGCCCTGCGTGCCCTGCGCGACCGCAACGGGCTCGACACCCACCTCGTCGACGACGTCGTGCTCGGCTGCGTCGACCCGGTCGGCGAGGCCGGCGGCGACGTCGCCCGCTCGGCGGTGTTCGCGGCCGGCTACGGCGACCACGTGCCGGGCATCCAGATCAACCGCTTCTGCGCCTCCGGCCTCGACGCGGTCAACTTCGGCTCGGCCCAGATCCTCGCCGGCCAGCACGACATGATCGTCGCCGGCGGCGTCGAATCGATGTCGCGCGTCGGCATCGGCGCCTCCGGCGGCGCCTGGCCGATGGATCCGGACGTGGCGATCCCCGCCTGGTTCATGCCCCAGGGCGTCTCGGCCGACCTGATCGCCACCAAATACGGCTTCTCTCGCGACGACGTCGACGCCTACGCCGTCGAGAGCCAGCGCCGCGCCGCCGCCAGCTGGGCCGCCGGCGCCTTCGACCGCTCGGTCGTGCCGGTCCGCGACGTCAACGGCATCACCATCCTCGGCCGCGACGAGCACATGCGGCCGGGCACCGACATGCAGTCGCTCGGCGCGCTCAAGCCGTCCTTCGTGATGATGGGCGAGATGGGCGGCTTCGACGCCGTCGCCGTCCAGGCCCACCCGGATGTCGAGCGCGTCGAGCACGTCCACCACGCCGGCAACTCCTCCGGCATCGTCGACGGCGCGGGCGCTGTCCTGATCGGCAACGCAGAGGCCGGCGCGGCCGCCGGCCTGAAGCCGCGCGCCCGCATCCGTGCCTTCGCCAACATCGGCTCCGACCCCGCGCTGATGCTGACCGGCCCGGTCGACGTCACCGAGAAGGTGCTGAAGCGCTCGGGCATGACGATCGCCGACATCGACCTCTTCGAGGTCAACGAGGCTTTCGCCGCCGTGGTGCTGCGCTTCCAGCAGGCCTTCGGCCTCGACGGCGACAAGGTCAACGTCGCCGGCGGCGCCATCGCCCTCGGTCACCCGCTCGGCGCCACCGGCGCCATGATCCTCGGCACCGTGCTCGACGAACTCGAGCGGCGGGACCTCAACACGGCCCTCGTCACGCTCTGCATCGGCGCGGGCATGGGCACGGCGACGATCATCGAACGGGTGTGA
- a CDS encoding 3-hydroxyacyl-CoA dehydrogenase NAD-binding domain-containing protein: MTYTHFTVETDADGVALVTWNSPDRSMNVFTEAVLRELAAIVEAVTADAAVEGVVVTSGKPGSFSGGADLKMLEGLLKAFHARKGADPEGAAKALLADVSAMGALFRRIETSGKPWVAAINGTCMGGAFELALACHARVAVDDEGVKMGLPEVKVGIFPGAGGTQRVMRMTDAQGGLTFLLQGQTPGPKKALAQKLIDKVVPAAELVETAKAMIRAGLDPKKPWDKDGFKAPAGKVQSPQGFQFWPAANAIYRRETFDNYPAARAILKVCHDGLQLPMDLALRVEARHFAHVLTTKEAAAMIRSLFVSMQELNKGARRPAGAPATKLRKVGVIGAGFMGAGIAYVSAAAGLDVVLIDQSLEAAEKGRAHSDKLISDRVAKGRAKPADREALLARITATDDYAALAGCDLVVEAVFEDRAVKEAAMAKARAVLPAGAVFASNTSTLPISSLAPNWHAEADFVGIHFFSPVDKMMLVEVIRGRNTGDAAVALALDFVKAIRKTPIVVNDSRGFYANRCVTNYMLEAHLLLTEGVPPAMVETVARMAGMPVGPLSLNDEVAVDLAWKILQAAKKDLGDAAVDPRQEKLLHGMVVERGRLGRKNGKGFYDYPAEKGAKKTLWKGIAEIVGAPKPAEAFDVAELKHRLLAVQALEAARCVEEGVVTDVREADVGSILGFGFAPFTGGTLSWIDGMGAAAFVALCDDLAARHGARFAPPALLREMAEKGETFYGRFAPPAADKAAA, from the coding sequence GTGACCTACACCCACTTCACCGTCGAGACCGACGCCGACGGCGTCGCCCTCGTGACCTGGAACTCGCCCGACCGCTCGATGAACGTCTTCACCGAGGCGGTGCTGCGCGAACTCGCCGCCATCGTCGAGGCCGTCACCGCCGACGCGGCGGTCGAGGGCGTGGTGGTCACGTCCGGCAAGCCGGGCTCCTTCTCCGGCGGCGCCGACCTCAAGATGCTCGAGGGCCTGCTGAAGGCCTTCCACGCCCGCAAGGGCGCCGATCCCGAGGGCGCCGCCAAGGCGCTGCTCGCCGACGTCTCGGCCATGGGCGCGCTGTTCCGCCGGATCGAGACCTCCGGCAAGCCCTGGGTCGCGGCGATCAACGGCACCTGCATGGGCGGCGCCTTCGAGCTGGCGCTCGCCTGCCACGCCCGCGTCGCGGTCGACGACGAAGGGGTCAAGATGGGCCTGCCCGAGGTCAAGGTCGGCATCTTCCCCGGCGCCGGCGGCACCCAGCGGGTGATGCGGATGACCGACGCGCAAGGCGGCCTGACCTTCCTCCTCCAGGGCCAGACGCCCGGCCCGAAGAAGGCGCTCGCCCAGAAGCTGATCGACAAGGTGGTGCCCGCCGCCGAACTGGTCGAGACGGCCAAGGCCATGATCCGCGCCGGCCTCGACCCGAAGAAGCCGTGGGACAAGGACGGCTTCAAGGCGCCGGCCGGCAAGGTCCAGTCGCCCCAGGGCTTCCAGTTCTGGCCGGCCGCCAACGCGATCTATCGCCGCGAGACCTTCGACAACTACCCGGCCGCCCGCGCCATCCTGAAGGTCTGCCACGACGGCCTGCAGCTGCCGATGGATCTCGCCCTGCGCGTCGAAGCCCGCCACTTCGCCCACGTGCTGACGACGAAGGAAGCGGCGGCGATGATCCGCTCGCTGTTCGTCTCGATGCAGGAGCTGAACAAGGGCGCCCGCCGCCCGGCCGGCGCGCCGGCGACGAAGCTGCGCAAGGTCGGCGTCATCGGCGCCGGCTTCATGGGCGCCGGCATCGCCTACGTCTCGGCCGCCGCCGGGCTCGACGTCGTGCTGATCGACCAGAGCCTCGAGGCCGCCGAGAAGGGCCGCGCCCATTCCGACAAGCTGATCTCCGACCGCGTCGCGAAGGGCCGCGCCAAGCCGGCCGACCGCGAGGCGCTGCTCGCCCGCATCACCGCCACCGACGACTACGCGGCCCTCGCCGGTTGCGACCTCGTCGTCGAGGCGGTGTTCGAGGACCGCGCGGTCAAGGAGGCGGCGATGGCAAAGGCGCGTGCCGTGCTGCCGGCCGGTGCGGTGTTCGCCTCCAACACCTCGACGCTGCCGATCTCCTCGCTGGCGCCGAACTGGCACGCCGAGGCCGACTTCGTCGGCATCCATTTCTTCTCGCCGGTCGACAAGATGATGCTGGTCGAGGTGATCCGCGGCCGCAACACCGGCGACGCCGCGGTCGCCCTCGCGCTCGACTTCGTCAAGGCGATCCGGAAGACCCCGATCGTGGTGAACGACAGCCGCGGCTTCTACGCCAACCGCTGCGTCACCAACTACATGCTGGAAGCGCACCTGCTCTTGACCGAGGGCGTGCCGCCGGCGATGGTCGAGACCGTCGCGCGGATGGCCGGCATGCCGGTCGGGCCGCTGTCGCTCAACGACGAGGTCGCCGTCGACCTCGCCTGGAAGATCCTCCAGGCGGCCAAGAAGGACCTCGGCGACGCCGCCGTCGACCCGCGCCAGGAGAAGCTGCTCCACGGCATGGTGGTCGAGCGCGGCCGGCTCGGCCGCAAGAACGGCAAGGGCTTCTACGACTATCCCGCCGAGAAGGGCGCCAAGAAGACGCTCTGGAAGGGCATCGCCGAGATCGTCGGCGCGCCGAAGCCGGCCGAGGCCTTCGACGTCGCCGAACTGAAGCACCGCCTGCTCGCGGTGCAGGCGCTCGAGGCGGCGCGCTGCGTCGAGGAGGGCGTGGTGACGGACGTCCGCGAGGCCGACGTCGGCTCGATCCTCGGCTTCGGCTTCGCGCCCTTCACCGGCGGCACGCTGTCCTGGATCGACGGCATGGGCGCGGCGGCCTTCGTCGCGCTCTGCGACGACCTCGCCGCCCGCCACGGCGCCCGCTTCGCCCCCCCGGCGCTGCTGCGCGAGATGGCCGAGAAGGGCGAGACCTTCTACGGCCGCTTCGCCCCGCCCGCCGCGGACAAGGCCGCCGCCTGA